A single region of the Drosophila takahashii strain IR98-3 E-12201 chromosome 2R, DtakHiC1v2, whole genome shotgun sequence genome encodes:
- the CAP gene encoding microtubule-associated protein futsch isoform X15, with translation MPNNRNRNRNRNRNKRNRNQSQNQNQNPNQSNQQQAEGAEEQREEQEQQEDQERQDSQIAVATSSSSVDDNGNSGSVSNGPTENSKKVTSTLEKSEEEKKEELSEKPATVIRKEEDSDAEMGAKNSKHRKEKSDKQAATNGKAEEQVRPPPTIIRRPPGSPRQAKVIVHRIVREEDKANGEDKSQQQHKVVESKEVVSTEIKESKNLEQLLPETSQLIENVQQQQVENLQVHESNEAQKPDEVDYSKEPAQPEPKEPEQYVLQLQKAMEFVENAHQQHIAAVESHKKDVELSPQEQEKLEAQEEARQQHVAVAPEQQQEKDQQQHVETAPKSVKKIEKKDDVQVKVSPPQQLPPKQTPSKVIIHQIHLEAQDEPTIEEISSTSGGSLAGTLSPPPRYLVESPKNVSSNAQFSRFSRDVQIQELELNSDCSSGEFNSTLPSPLVCEADSESEGSIGVLGAERSPSDPQVPSSSRVEMQQQQEQLRQKRAQKRNALESHFLPQLLNPRYLDSILEENGEATSFRNSSGSAAGNQAEIRTPKLNETFPRSQLDFSRRHKRREEAPSPLKLETKLLEESSDLESCTRLQSALSPQSEDAELVYLSSSASSSVSDLMELELEQAAALAERALVDLDTDASRLILRPDDEMSSTSTTTADRSVTEAETETEMELETGRESEVDESRESTPVNNANSSLSSLLSAATPTPTPTPTPTAADGEQLAKDTKVSGESAVSFGAASPLAATREEFVRNMDKVRELIEMTRREEEQRGGEVPPCSPSPPPVPPPPASSDLPLYSPTTSSSPPFHLTTLQLKRQESNDSHCSDSTTHSQCTAINLASPPLAPQPPTPPLRQKPAPPPAPLVPPTPPQSEPELSVADSDPDTDAIKNLRLLCTEQLASMPYGEQVLEELASVAQNIADQNENKMPYPLPQLPHIKELQLNASEAKSSSFSSSSAWLGLPTQSDPQLLVCLSPGQRELLDAQTQPDDLLDAHQKFVERRGYHELSKAQVREQDHQQQQLEQQSEMLKTAAKMRELRKSLSPEAPPLPPPPVPLKSAETAAKATAHENAKRDDASEQKQKIAASESSSLENKPRRAADLLEQQSAEQRQSSSTTKHTTTTKSTETMSKFPTLDGMESELARMFPQHKGDIFEEQRKRFSNIEFPTSGHPAQTSTQTKRYSNIETSSYESKKRLENGQVIYDVSSSSHEKKEQEEPPVPPIPPPPIMSAPKLNGSTFIDGDVAPKNSQPPKESGGNGTYEEFRQRAKAAADAFGDQRDGDRLDQDRVFKDFDRLSQQMHAELQTTRERREKSASLYDLSGFTRSSATAKEELQQRRHAHMQELEKEIERSARSRQERMSSVPRQMEATPPQTHEIPIELEPRSRRAESMCNLNEPPPRPHTTVGHYTGHQDDWSRYANDLGYSENIARPFAREVEICYQRQNQNQNPNPNQRMPIRAPRLSASTNDLSSSSQYSYDTFNAYGGRRTHAPMLNQAQQQQRPHYGSCYSMIERDPNPRYISTTSRRGVSPAPTPTSPQAAPQVPPPAYDRQQRRSSLPRELHEQQLKYILSKEEELKFEVERLQQERRRLMEEMQRAPVLPAPQRRESYRPAAKLPTLSEDEVFRQQMAEEWMNKVAEREERRQHKIIRISKIEDEQDHSTVDRATISDEFLDRVKERRHKLAMPADSDWESGAESQPQPAVQSQPESDVEAPPIRILEGQAEANLRQLPRHLREFAKFSTSEQLPNGGQMERHEEQERREEATDNSHSSATKKTSIVKTYKVSRLPPSVQDEATESESESRSTINHQINRSSDPQPGKIGANLNEFFAGSPFRSKIFEEFDKYWRNFEHSASNTF, from the exons ATGCCCAATAACCGCAATCGTaatcgcaatcgcaatcgcaaCAAACGCAATCGAAACCAAagccaaaatcaaaatcaaaacccAAACCAAAGCAATCAGCAGCAGGCAGAGGGGGCGGAGGAGCAgcgggaggagcaggagcagcaggaggatcAGGAACGTCAAGACTCACAGATCGCAGTAGCAACCTCTTCTTCCTCCGTAGATGATAATGGAAATTCTGGCAGCGTTTCAAATGGGCCAACGGAAAACAGCAAAAAGGTGACGAGCACTCTTGAGAAAAGCgaagaggaaaaaaaagaagaactaTCCGAGAAACCAGCAACAGTCATCCGAAAAGAAGAAGATTCGGACGCAGAAATGGGTGCCAAAAACTCAAAACACCGCAAGGAAAAGTCCGATAAGCAGGCGGCGACTAATGGAAAAGCCGAAGAGCAGGTgcgcccaccacccactatTATAAGAAGGCCGCCGGGCAGTCCGCGTCAAGCCAAGGTCATAGTTCATCGGATAGTGAGGGAGGAGGACAAGGCAAACGGTGAAGATAaatcgcagcagcaacacaaggTTGTGGAATCCAAGGAGGTTGTATCTACGGAGATTAAGGAATCAAAGAATCTGGAACAGCTACTTCCTGAAACTAGTCAGCTTATAGAAAAcgtacagcagcaacaggttgAAAATCTACAAGTTCATGAAAGTAACGAAGCTCAAAAGCCAGATGAAGTGGATTATTCAAAGGAACCAGCACAGCCTGAGCCAAAAGAACCAGAGCAATATGTGTTGCAACTTCAAAAAGCCATGGAATTTGTGGAGAATGCACACCAGCAACATATTGCTGCGGTAGAAAGTCATAAAAAAGACGTGGAACTAAGTCCACAGGAGCAAGAGAAACTCGAAGCACAAGAAGAagcacggcagcaacatgttgccgtTGCCCCAGAGCAGCAACAGGAGAAGGACCAACAGCAACATGTTGAAACTGCCCCAAAGTCAGTGAAGAAAATCGAGAAAAAAGACGACGTCCAAGTGAAAGTTTCTCCTCCCCAGCAATTGCCTCCCAAACAGACCCCCTCCAAGGTGATTATACACCAGATACACCTGGAAGCCCAAGATGAACCCACCATCGAGGAGATCAGCAGTACTTCCGGTGGCTCTCTGGCCGGAACCCTGTCTCCACCACCCCGCTATTTGGTGGAGTCCCCGAAAAACGTGTCAAGCAACGCTCAATTTTCCCGCTTCTCCCGCGATGTTCAAATCCAGGAACTGGAACTGAACAGCGACTGCAGCTCTGGGGAATTCAACTCCACCCTGCCGTCGCCTCTCGTCTGCGAAGCGGACTCGGAATCAGAGGGATCAATTGGCGTCCTGGGAGCTGAGCGATCTCCGTCGGATCCACAGGTGCCGTCCAGCAGTCGAGTGgaaatgcagcagcagcaggagcaactgCGCCAGAAGCGCGCACAGAAACGGAACGCTCTGGAGTCGCACTTCCTGCCGCAGTTGCTCAATCCCCGCTATCTGGACAGCATCCTGGAGGAGAACGGCGAGGCAACCAGCTTCCGCAACTCCTCTGGTTCCGCTGCAGGCAATCAGGCGGAGATCCGCACGCCCAAGCTAAACGAGACCTTCCCGAGGAGTCAGTTGGACTTTAGTCGCCGGCACAAACGCAGGGAGGAGGCACCGTCGCCGCTGAAACTGGAAACGAAGCTGTTGGAGGAATCATCCGACTTGGAGAGCTGTACCCGTCTCCAGAGCGCCCTGTCGCCCCAATCAGAGGATGCTGAGCTGGTTTACCTGAGTTCCTCCGCCTCGAGTAGTGTGTCCGACCTCATGGAACTGGAACTCGAGCAGGCGGCCGCCTTGGCGGAACGGGCCCTGGTGGATTTGGATACGGATGCCAGCCGTCTGATCCTCCGGCCGGACGATGAGATGAGCAGCACGAGCACCACCACGGCGGACAGGAGTGTGAcggaagcggaaacggaaacggaaatggaacTAGAGACGGGCAGAGAGTCCGAGGTCGATGAGAGTCGCGAGAGCACACCTGTTAACAATGCCAATTCCTCGCTGTCTTCGCTGCTGAGCGCCGCAACGCCGACGCCGACGCCAACGCCAACGCCCACGGCAGCCGATGGCGAGCAATTAGCAAAAGATACAAAAGTATCTGGCGAATCGGCGGTCAGTTTCGGGGCAGCATCGCCGCTAGCGGCCACGCGCGAGGAGTTCGTTCGCAACATGGACAAAGTGCGCGAGTTGATCGAGATGACGCGGCGCGAAGAGGAGCAAAGAGGAGGTGAAGTGCCGCCGTGTTCGCCGTCGCCGCCGCCCGTTCCCCCACCCCCGGCCTCCAGCGACCTACCGCTTTACAGTCCCACCACCTCGTCCTCCCCCCCGTTCCACCTCACCACCCTGCAGCTGAAGCGGCAGGAGTCGAACGACTCCCACTGCTCCGACAGCACCACCCACAGCCAATGCACGGCCATCAACCTGGCCAGTCCCCCACTGGCGCCCCAGCCACCCACACCGCCACTCAGACAAAAGCccgcaccaccaccagcaccactAGTACCACCCACTCCACCCCAATCAGAGCCAGAGCTTTCAGTTGCAGATTCGGATCCCGATACGGATGCCATCAAGAACCTGCGCCTGCTGTGCACCGAGCAGTTGGCCTCCATGCCCTATGGCGAACAGGTGCTCGAGGAGCTAGCCAGCGTGGCCCAGAACATAGCGGATCAGAACGAGAATAAGATGCCCTATCCCCTGCCCCAGTTGCCGCACATCAAGGAGCTGCAGTTGAACGCCAGCGAGGCCaagtcctcctccttctcctcctcctccgcctggcTGGGCCTGCCCACCCAGTCCGATCCCCAGCTGCTGGTGTGCCTCTCGCCAGGTCAGAGGGAGCTGCTGGACGCCCAGACCCAGCCGGACGACCTCCTGGACGCCCACCAGAAGTTCGTGGAGCGTCGGGGCTACCATGAGTTGTCCAAGGCGCAGGTGCGCGAGCAGgatcaccagcagcagcaactggagCAGCAGAGCGAGATGCTCAAGACGGCGGCCAAGATGCGCGAATTGCGCAAGAGCCTCTCGCCAGAGGCTCCCCCCCTGCCCCCGCCGCCTGTGCCGCTGAAGAGCGCCGAAACGGCGGCCAAGGCGACTGCTCATGAAAACGCCAAGAGAGATGACGCAAGCGAACAAAAGCAGAAGATCGCGGCCAGCGAATCGTCATCGCTTGAAAATAAACCAAGGCGAGCAGCTGATCTCCTCGAGCAGCAGTCGGCAGAGCAACGCcagagcagcagcaccaccaagcacaccaccaccaccaagaGCACAGAGACCATGTCCAAGTTTCCCACGCTGGACGGCATGGAGAGCGAGCTGGCCAGGATGTTCCCGCAGCACAAGGGCGACATTTTCGAAGAGCAGCGCAAGCGGTTCTCCAACATTGAGTTCCCCACATCCGGCCATCCTGCCCAGACTTCCACTCAAACGAAGCGTTACTCCAACATCGAGACGAGTAGCTACGAGTCCAAGAAGCGACTGGAGAACGGTCAGGTGATCTACGACGTCAGCAGCTCCAGTCACGAGAAGAAGGAGCAGGAAGAGCCTCCCGTGCCGCCCATCCCCCCACCGCCAATTATGTCAGCACCGAAATTAAACGGCAGCACTTTCATTGATGGAGACGTGGCGCCCAAAAATAGCCAGCCACCGAAAGAGAGCGGCGGCAACGGTACGTATGAGGAATTTCGGCAGCGTGCCAAGGCCGCTGCGGATGCTTTTGGAGATCAGAGGGATGGGGACCGGCTGGACCAAGACCGCGTGTTCAAGGACTTTGACAGGCTGTCCCAGCAAATGCACGCCGAGCTGCAGACGACCCGTGAGCGACGGGAGAAGTCTGCCTCGCTGTACGATCTCAGTGGCTTCACCCGATCATCTGCGACGGCGAaggaggagctgcagcagcggcggcatgCTCACATGCAGGAGCTGGAGAAGGAGATCGAACGGTCGGCAAGGTCGCGACAGGAGCGCATGTCCTCGGTGCCGCGACAAATGGAGGCCACTCCGCCGCAAACCCACGAGATTCCCATCGAGCTGGAGCCGCGTTCCCGACGTGCCGAGTCCATGTGCAATCTCAACGAACCCCCACCACGTCCGCACACCACAGTGGGTCACTACACTGGCCACCAGGACGACTGGTCGCGGTATGCCAACGATTTGGGTTACTCGGAGAACATAGCTCGACCCTTTGCCAGGGAGGTGGAGATCTGCTATCAGCGACAGAACCAGAATCAGAATCCTAATCCGAATCAGAGGATGCCAATCAGGGCTCCACGGCTTTCAGCCAGCACCAATGACCTGAGCAGCTCCAGCCAGTACAGCTATGATACCTTCAATGCCTACGGGGGGCGGAGAACCCATGCCCCTATGCTTAATCaggcgcaacagcagcagcgtcCCCATTACGGCAGCTGCTACTCCATGATCGAGCGGGATCCCAATCCGCGGTACATTAGCACCACCTCAAGAAGGGGCGTCAGTCCGGCACCAACACCAACATCACCACAAGCTGCTCCACAGGTGCCTCCACCGGCCTACGACCGTCAGCAGAGGAGGTCCTCGCTGCCCAGGGAGCTGCACGAGCAGCAGCTGAAGTACATACTCtccaaggaggaggagctcaAGTTCGAGGTGGAGCGACTGCAGCAGGAACGACGTCGCCTGATGGAGGAGATGCAGAGGGCGCCAGTGCTGCCGGCCCCCCAGAGGAGGGAGAGCTACAGGCCAGCCGCCAAGCTGCCCACGCTGAGCGAGGACGAGGTGTTCCGCCAGCAGATGGCCGAGGAGTGGATGAACAAGGTGGCCGAGCGAGAGGAGCGGCGGCAGCACAAGATCATACGCATATCCAAGATCGAGGACGAGCAGGATCACTCCACGGTGGACAGGGCGACCATCAGCGATGAGTTCCTTGACCGCGTGAAGGAGCGGCGCCACAAGTTGGCCATGCCGGCGGACAGTGACTGGGAGAGTGGGGCGGAATCGCAGCCCCAGCCAGCCGTTCAGTCGCAACCGGAATCGGATGTGGAGGCGCCACCCATCCGCATACTCGAGGGGCAGGCCGAGGCCAATCTCCGCCAGTTGCCACGTCACCTGCGGGAGTTCGCCAAGTTCTCCACCAGCGAACAGCTGCCGAATGGCGGCCAGATGGAGCGGCACGAGGAGCAGGAACGCCGGGAGGAGGCCACCGACAACTCGCACAGCAGTGCCACCAAGAAGACGAGCATCGTGAAGACGTACAAGGTTTCCCGGCTGCCGCCTTCCGTCCAGG ACGAGGCCacagaatccgaatccgaatccaggAGCACCATTAACCACCAGATAAATCGCTCCAGCGATCCCCAGCCGGGAAAAATCGGTGCTAATTTGAACGAGTTTTTCGCCGGCTCGCCCTTCCGATCGAAAATCTTTGAAGAGTTCGACAAGTACTGGCGAAACTTCGAGCACTCCGCCTCCAACACATTCTGA